A stretch of the Chondrinema litorale genome encodes the following:
- a CDS encoding glycoside hydrolase family 5 protein: MKRILTLVAIFLLLTSCTTPTSDTIVSRTEKELPKPNRFDIMRGVNISHWLSQSDRRGKERVEWFQEDDVVFIKKAGFDHIRLPIDEEQMWDADGNKEKEAFELLHNGINWALKNDLKVIVDLHILRSHHFNNEIKPLFTEQAAQEKFYTCWKELSGELKKYPKESVAYELMNEPVADNPEDWNKIVTNAVATVRKLEPKRKILVGSNRWQSTDTFDDLKLPENDPNIIVSFHFYTPMALTHYKAPWMVHKSYDGPVNYPGEIVKEEDIADLDANLKAVLRNFGGTYNKDSLENLIIKPVKFAQKRNLQVYCGEWGCLKTLPEDTMLKWYKDVKTTLEDHNVSWTIWDYKGSFGIRYGENNQPDTDLIKLLTGVEL; the protein is encoded by the coding sequence ATGAAAAGAATTTTAACACTAGTAGCAATCTTTTTGCTTCTAACAAGCTGTACAACACCCACTTCAGATACAATTGTATCTCGTACAGAAAAGGAACTTCCTAAACCAAATAGATTCGATATAATGCGGGGAGTAAATATTTCGCATTGGTTATCTCAAAGTGATCGGAGAGGCAAAGAACGTGTCGAATGGTTTCAGGAAGATGATGTTGTCTTTATAAAAAAAGCTGGTTTTGACCATATTAGATTGCCAATTGACGAAGAGCAAATGTGGGATGCAGATGGCAATAAAGAAAAAGAAGCATTTGAGCTCTTACATAATGGCATTAACTGGGCATTAAAAAATGATCTAAAAGTGATCGTCGATCTACACATTCTTCGCTCACATCATTTCAATAATGAGATAAAACCACTTTTTACAGAACAAGCTGCTCAGGAAAAATTTTATACTTGTTGGAAAGAGCTTTCTGGTGAATTAAAAAAATACCCAAAAGAATCTGTTGCTTACGAATTGATGAACGAACCCGTAGCAGACAACCCAGAAGATTGGAATAAGATTGTAACAAATGCGGTGGCGACTGTAAGAAAGTTAGAGCCAAAAAGAAAAATTTTGGTGGGTTCTAATCGCTGGCAATCTACCGATACTTTTGATGATCTGAAGTTACCTGAAAACGACCCTAATATTATAGTAAGTTTTCATTTTTATACACCAATGGCACTCACTCACTACAAAGCTCCTTGGATGGTTCATAAATCTTATGATGGACCAGTAAACTACCCTGGAGAGATTGTAAAAGAAGAAGATATTGCCGATTTAGATGCAAACCTGAAAGCTGTTCTTAGAAATTTTGGTGGCACATATAATAAAGATAGTCTTGAAAACCTCATCATAAAACCGGTTAAATTTGCTCAAAAAAGAAATTTACAAGTTTATTGTGGAGAATGGGGCTGTTTAAAAACACTTCCAGAAGATACGATGTTAAAGTGGTATAAAGATGTTAAAACTACCTTAGAAGACCATAATGTTTCATGGACGATATGGGACTATAAAGGAAGTTTTGGTATACGATACGGAGAAAACAACCAACCAGATACTGATTTAATAAAATTGCTTACTGGGGTTGAATTATAG
- a CDS encoding Gfo/Idh/MocA family protein, whose amino-acid sequence MKKDRKELVRRDFLKSSAIAGTGIALGLSAFPNVVKSYNQDIVRIGVVGTGGRGNWLIKQTQSSPDIKIVACCDLIPERLETGMSLADEKAKSYSDYRKLIDDKSIDALIIATPLSVHYEVAMAALDAGKHVFCEKTMTHNIEQTVNLSHKVKNSNLVFQMGFQQRMSPLFHRIYEIISGGYIGDIQHIYASWNRNGDWRRAVKDPKLEKLINWRMYREYSGGLMAELCAHQIDVVNWMLDSKPVKVVGSGGINYWKDGRETYDNVNTIFDYPNGTKATYTSLTTNSYEAFSVKFYGTKATLEIHRRDGQRAVIYPEPIQGANDSVDGVSSATKKVLEAGEGIPVVAEFESEDDALPTSRSLADFAKCIIESKKPQADIVSGHNTAIAVHMGNQAMREQKTMEWGDKYDL is encoded by the coding sequence ATGAAAAAAGACAGAAAAGAGTTAGTCCGCAGGGATTTTCTCAAAAGCAGTGCAATTGCAGGAACTGGAATTGCTTTAGGTCTATCAGCATTCCCCAATGTTGTAAAAAGTTACAATCAAGATATAGTTAGAATTGGTGTAGTTGGAACAGGAGGAAGAGGTAATTGGCTGATAAAGCAGACTCAGTCTTCACCTGATATTAAAATTGTTGCTTGTTGCGATTTAATTCCCGAAAGATTAGAAACGGGAATGTCTCTGGCAGACGAAAAAGCCAAATCTTATAGCGATTATCGTAAACTCATCGATGACAAATCTATTGATGCCTTAATTATTGCTACACCATTGAGCGTGCATTACGAAGTTGCGATGGCTGCCTTAGATGCTGGAAAGCATGTTTTCTGTGAGAAAACCATGACTCATAACATTGAACAGACAGTAAATTTATCTCATAAAGTAAAAAATTCTAATTTGGTTTTCCAGATGGGTTTTCAGCAGAGAATGAGTCCTTTGTTTCATAGAATTTATGAGATTATTTCTGGTGGATATATTGGCGATATTCAACATATCTATGCATCGTGGAATAGAAATGGAGATTGGCGCAGAGCAGTAAAAGACCCTAAATTAGAAAAGTTGATTAACTGGCGCATGTATCGCGAATACTCTGGTGGATTAATGGCAGAACTTTGCGCGCATCAGATTGATGTAGTAAACTGGATGTTAGATAGTAAGCCTGTAAAAGTTGTTGGTTCAGGCGGCATTAATTATTGGAAAGATGGTAGAGAAACTTACGATAATGTGAATACAATTTTTGATTATCCGAATGGAACAAAAGCCACTTATACCAGCCTCACGACCAATTCTTATGAAGCATTTTCAGTAAAATTTTATGGAACAAAAGCTACTTTAGAAATTCACCGAAGAGATGGACAAAGAGCAGTAATTTATCCCGAACCAATACAAGGAGCAAACGATAGTGTAGACGGAGTTTCTTCTGCCACTAAAAAGGTTTTAGAAGCGGGTGAAGGTATCCCGGTAGTTGCAGAATTTGAAAGTGAGGATGATGCTTTACCAACAAGCAGATCATTAGCTGATTTTGCAAAATGTATCATTGAAAGCAAAAAACCGCAAGCAGATATAGTGAGTGGACATAATACGGCTATTGCAGTACATATGGGTAACCAAGCAATGCGAGAGCAAAAAACGATGGAATGGGGAGATAAATATGATTTATAA
- a CDS encoding IS1595 family transposase, translating into MEASKLPFRYWFVAIWLMGCSKKGSSACNVQRQLNHKRYEPIWAMMHKIRSAMGQRDNHYLLGGNIEVDEGFFETLVPEGQKEEERKRGRGSQKQTMAMVFAQTEVVLQPKKHRPSKRCKYFKMAVCADFTVETARNTITRHVAQNAKMITDGYSTYQSLTGEFEMDVEKVPSKQAHIKLPWVHTAIGNAKKVLQGIYQHTRPGYLQNYLDEFCYKLNRRYFENDIFDRILIACTLT; encoded by the coding sequence ATGGAAGCTTCCAAACTTCCGTTTCGCTACTGGTTCGTTGCTATCTGGCTGATGGGCTGTAGCAAGAAAGGTTCTTCTGCCTGTAATGTGCAGAGGCAGCTCAATCATAAGCGCTATGAACCTATCTGGGCAATGATGCACAAAATACGCTCTGCGATGGGCCAACGGGACAACCACTACTTGCTGGGAGGCAATATTGAGGTAGACGAAGGGTTCTTTGAAACACTAGTACCCGAGGGGCAGAAGGAAGAGGAGAGAAAGCGGGGAAGGGGGAGCCAGAAGCAGACCATGGCGATGGTCTTTGCACAGACAGAGGTGGTGCTACAGCCTAAAAAACACCGCCCTTCTAAAAGGTGCAAGTATTTCAAAATGGCTGTATGCGCTGATTTTACAGTAGAAACTGCTAGAAATACGATTACCCGGCATGTTGCCCAGAATGCCAAGATGATTACAGATGGCTATTCAACCTATCAGTCACTGACAGGAGAGTTCGAGATGGATGTGGAAAAAGTGCCCTCAAAACAGGCCCATATCAAACTACCTTGGGTACATACAGCCATTGGGAATGCAAAGAAAGTCCTACAAGGGATATATCAGCATACAAGGCCAGGGTATCTACAGAATTATCTAGATGAGTTCTGTTACAAACTCAATAGAAGATACTTTGAAAATGATATTTTTGACAGAATATTAATTGCTTGTACGCTCACTTGA
- a CDS encoding diacylglycerol/lipid kinase family protein: MKKVLFVINPIAGGEKKDIFLSKLEAFADENELDYQIYKTTGKDDEQHVHKIIVEDKPEIAVAIGGDGTLLMVARCILHTNAKLGIIPFGSANGMATELQIPTDKEEALKLILEGKEVLIDTLLIDGKHTCLHIGDVGFNAKVIKRFEEDKTRGLLSYAKNFFREWKFSQRMKCILTTENGVRKIKCHMIAFANARKYGTGAVLNPIGKLDDGFFELCILKTISFKVLLLLILTFFTGALYKTRFAKIIQCKEARIKLKRNRKMLVQVDGEIIGEQNSVKIEIVPKSLRIIVPAVSSSSFLDYLVAKIEYEKG; this comes from the coding sequence TTGAAAAAAGTATTATTTGTAATCAATCCGATTGCTGGAGGTGAGAAAAAAGATATATTTCTTTCTAAATTAGAAGCTTTCGCAGATGAAAATGAGCTTGACTATCAAATTTACAAGACAACTGGTAAAGACGACGAACAACACGTTCACAAAATTATAGTGGAAGATAAACCTGAAATTGCTGTTGCAATTGGAGGTGATGGAACACTTTTAATGGTGGCAAGATGTATTCTTCATACTAATGCAAAGTTGGGGATTATTCCTTTTGGTTCTGCCAATGGTATGGCTACAGAACTACAAATACCTACTGACAAAGAAGAAGCACTTAAACTCATATTAGAAGGTAAAGAAGTTTTAATTGATACACTACTAATTGATGGTAAACATACCTGCTTACATATTGGTGATGTAGGTTTTAATGCAAAGGTTATCAAAAGGTTTGAGGAGGATAAAACAAGAGGCTTGTTAAGTTATGCCAAAAACTTTTTTAGAGAGTGGAAATTCTCTCAAAGAATGAAATGTATATTAACAACAGAGAATGGCGTGCGAAAAATAAAATGTCATATGATCGCTTTTGCTAATGCCAGAAAATATGGAACAGGTGCCGTACTGAATCCAATTGGAAAATTAGACGACGGATTTTTTGAACTTTGTATTTTAAAAACCATTTCATTTAAAGTTTTGCTATTGTTAATTCTTACCTTTTTTACGGGAGCTCTTTACAAAACGAGATTTGCTAAAATTATACAATGTAAAGAAGCTAGAATTAAACTTAAAAGGAATAGAAAGATGCTTGTACAAGTAGATGGAGAAATTATAGGAGAACAGAATTCTGTTAAGATTGAAATAGTACCAAAGAGTCTTAGAATAATTGTACCAGCTGTTTCAAGTTCATCTTTTCTTGATTATTTAGTGGCAAAAATTGAGTACGAAAAGGGGTAA
- a CDS encoding PQQ-binding-like beta-propeller repeat protein: MQIKRLFLLSFICIVSACTEKKITSENVNWPVYLGDKSSQQYARLDQINTENVTQLKPVWTYSTGDASDDNRSQMQCNPIIIDGVMYGTSPKVKAFAVDAITGKEKWKFNPADHDAHGENISRGVTFWQNGKQKRLYFASGATLFCLNAETGEMMADFGNNGSVSLKEGLRENDSSFYVASTTPGIIYKDLIIMGTTVSENSDAGPGHIRAYNAKTGETVWTFHTIPHPGEYGYETWPEDGWQRLGGANSWSGMSLDEERGMVYIPTGSASFDFWGGNRKGENLFANCILALNTETGERIWHFQTVHHDLWDRDLPCPPNLITVEKDGKKIDALSQATKSGLLFVLDRETGEPIFPIEEKPVPKTDLIGEETWATQPFPIKPEPFTRQKMTANDLHNFFPEYADSLNDLMSKVRTGQPFIPPSTEGMIIFPGFDGGAEWGGQAYDPETGMLYINANEMPWLHQMIEIEKENTQTDLLADVGKAIYKLNCAACHGQELQGDATGSYPPLNNVVERLKRDEVKHIINNGKGFMPGFGHIKSEEKEAILAFLFHEDTKIQPKDVHEIGKFSNEGVVPYTHTGYNRFLLPEGYPVITPPWGTLSAIDLNKGEIAWQVPLGEFEELTKRGISKTGTENYGGPIVTTGDLIFIGAAQDEYIRAFNKKTGEELWKYKLPAGGYATPSTYSVNGKQYVVIACGGGKMGTASGDKYVAFSLP; this comes from the coding sequence ATGCAAATCAAAAGACTTTTTTTACTTTCTTTTATATGTATAGTTTCGGCATGTACAGAAAAAAAAATTACATCCGAAAATGTAAATTGGCCAGTTTATCTGGGTGATAAATCTAGTCAGCAATATGCTCGATTAGATCAAATTAATACCGAAAATGTAACTCAACTTAAACCAGTTTGGACTTACAGTACTGGCGATGCATCTGACGATAATCGCTCTCAAATGCAATGTAACCCAATTATTATTGATGGAGTGATGTATGGCACTTCACCCAAAGTAAAAGCTTTTGCAGTTGATGCTATTACCGGAAAGGAAAAATGGAAATTTAACCCGGCAGATCATGATGCACATGGAGAAAATATAAGCAGAGGAGTAACATTTTGGCAAAATGGCAAGCAAAAAAGATTGTATTTTGCCTCTGGTGCTACACTTTTTTGTTTGAATGCTGAAACTGGTGAAATGATGGCTGATTTTGGTAATAATGGTTCAGTATCTTTAAAGGAAGGTTTAAGAGAAAATGATTCTTCTTTTTATGTTGCCAGCACCACTCCAGGAATCATTTATAAAGACCTGATTATAATGGGCACAACTGTCTCAGAAAATTCTGATGCAGGCCCGGGACATATTAGAGCCTACAATGCCAAAACCGGTGAGACTGTTTGGACATTCCACACCATTCCTCATCCGGGAGAGTATGGTTACGAAACTTGGCCAGAAGATGGTTGGCAGAGATTAGGTGGAGCAAATTCTTGGTCGGGCATGTCTCTCGATGAAGAGAGAGGAATGGTGTACATTCCAACTGGTTCTGCTTCATTTGATTTTTGGGGAGGAAACCGGAAAGGTGAAAACCTATTTGCCAATTGTATTCTCGCATTAAATACCGAAACTGGTGAAAGAATATGGCATTTCCAAACAGTACATCACGATCTCTGGGATAGAGATTTGCCTTGCCCTCCAAATTTGATTACTGTTGAGAAAGATGGAAAAAAGATAGATGCCCTGAGTCAGGCAACCAAATCGGGATTACTGTTTGTGCTAGATAGAGAAACTGGCGAACCAATTTTTCCGATCGAAGAAAAACCTGTACCAAAAACAGATTTAATTGGTGAAGAAACTTGGGCAACTCAACCTTTTCCAATAAAACCTGAGCCATTTACCCGCCAGAAAATGACCGCAAATGATCTTCATAATTTCTTTCCAGAATATGCAGATTCATTAAATGACTTGATGAGCAAAGTTCGTACTGGTCAGCCTTTTATTCCTCCAAGTACTGAAGGCATGATTATTTTCCCTGGTTTTGATGGAGGTGCAGAATGGGGTGGACAAGCTTACGATCCTGAAACAGGCATGTTGTATATCAATGCCAATGAGATGCCTTGGCTTCATCAAATGATTGAAATTGAAAAAGAAAATACCCAAACTGATTTGCTAGCAGATGTTGGTAAAGCCATCTATAAGTTAAACTGTGCGGCTTGCCATGGCCAAGAGTTACAAGGTGATGCTACAGGTTCTTATCCACCGCTTAATAATGTGGTAGAGAGATTAAAAAGAGATGAGGTAAAACATATTATTAATAATGGAAAAGGATTTATGCCGGGTTTTGGTCATATCAAATCTGAAGAAAAAGAAGCAATTTTGGCATTTTTGTTTCACGAAGACACCAAAATTCAACCTAAAGATGTACATGAAATTGGCAAGTTTTCTAATGAAGGTGTAGTACCTTATACACACACAGGTTACAATCGCTTTTTATTGCCAGAAGGTTACCCGGTAATTACTCCACCTTGGGGAACACTTTCTGCCATCGACTTGAATAAAGGCGAAATTGCTTGGCAAGTTCCTTTAGGAGAGTTTGAAGAGCTAACAAAAAGAGGCATTTCTAAAACAGGTACTGAAAACTATGGCGGCCCAATTGTTACTACTGGCGATCTTATTTTTATTGGAGCTGCGCAAGATGAATATATCAGGGCATTTAATAAAAAGACAGGAGAAGAACTTTGGAAATACAAGCTACCTGCGGGCGGCTATGCAACACCTTCAACCTATTCTGTAAATGGAAAACAATATGTTGTAATTGCCTGCGGAGGAGGCAAAATGGGAACTGCTTCTGGTGATAAATATGTAGCTTTTAGTTTGCCATAA
- a CDS encoding sugar phosphate isomerase/epimerase family protein produces the protein MKMEFTRREFIQKSSMLSAALPFVPLFSQANQNAQKQHPDNELEIHIFSKHLQFLNYNEMAEAAAEMGFAGLDITVRPKGHVLPENAKKDLPKAVKAIKDAGLKATTITTAISSADEPYTKDILETASDLGINYYRSNWLHYSEEISIPKAMQSFQTQIKKLSELNKKTGIIGAYQNHSGRYVGAAIWEVWELLKDSNPHSMGCQYDIRHATVEGGKSWQTGLRLIAPKIKTIVLKDFKWMQTDKGWEAVNVPIGEGMVNFTEYFSLLKKYNIQVPVSLHMEYDLGGAEHGGKDIHIPKEEIFMKMKKDLNSIQTLWKSV, from the coding sequence ATGAAAATGGAATTTACCCGAAGGGAATTTATTCAGAAAAGTAGTATGCTTTCTGCTGCGTTGCCATTTGTTCCCTTATTCTCCCAAGCAAATCAAAACGCTCAAAAACAGCATCCAGACAATGAGCTGGAAATCCACATTTTTTCTAAGCATCTACAGTTCTTGAACTACAATGAAATGGCTGAAGCCGCTGCCGAAATGGGCTTTGCCGGATTAGATATTACTGTAAGACCAAAAGGACATGTACTGCCCGAAAATGCGAAAAAAGATTTACCAAAAGCTGTAAAAGCCATTAAAGATGCTGGCTTAAAAGCAACCACCATTACGACTGCCATTAGTAGTGCGGATGAACCGTACACCAAAGATATTCTAGAAACTGCATCAGATTTAGGAATCAATTATTACAGATCAAATTGGCTGCATTATTCAGAAGAAATTAGCATCCCGAAAGCCATGCAATCATTCCAAACTCAAATTAAAAAGCTTTCAGAACTCAATAAGAAAACCGGAATTATTGGAGCTTACCAAAACCATTCTGGCAGATATGTGGGAGCTGCTATTTGGGAGGTGTGGGAATTATTAAAAGACAGTAATCCACACAGCATGGGCTGCCAGTATGACATCAGACATGCGACTGTAGAAGGTGGGAAATCTTGGCAAACAGGCTTGCGACTTATTGCTCCTAAGATAAAAACCATTGTGCTCAAAGACTTTAAATGGATGCAAACCGACAAAGGTTGGGAAGCTGTGAATGTACCAATCGGTGAGGGCATGGTGAATTTTACAGAGTATTTCTCTCTACTAAAAAAATATAATATCCAGGTGCCAGTATCTCTACACATGGAGTATGATTTAGGCGGTGCAGAACATGGTGGAAAAGATATTCACATTCCAAAAGAAGAAATATTTATGAAAATGAAAAAAGACCTAAATAGCATACAAACATTATGGAAATCCGTCTGA
- a CDS encoding PQQ-dependent sugar dehydrogenase — MAQLSLENSEILISEVAADLEIPWEITWGPDNYIWYTEQKGTVSKVNQETKELKQLLYIPEVHYQKSRGLLGMAIHPDFEQNPYVYLHYTFIVKGEELFKDETKSRLVRYSYDAKQDTLLEPITLLDNIPGKTFHNGSRILISDNRKIFLSTGDAGNTKGSQDVSLISGKILRLNLDGSIPDDNPIKDSYIYSWGHRNPQGLAFGKNGLLYSSEHGPNNDDELNLIEAGNNYGWPNVEGFCDKSNEQDYCKDSSITEPLYAWTPTIAPSGIAYYNHDQIPEWKNSIIVGALKGRSVRVLKLDEEGKHVINHEIYFQKTFGRIRDICVSPEGDVYLATSNQDWHPKYMPEMYDHLPLKGFDKIIKLSKVSSSVLAELKPEKPLLLEKDMKEIELQASVQNRMVSAEDAQSGENLYLQHCASCHQANGQGSSGLIPPLAKTDWVTGSTDRLASIVLNGTSEAIKVNGEMYEQEMPGYASSLEDESIAQILTYIRSNFGNDASAILPAEVGEARKGLKL, encoded by the coding sequence ATGGCTCAACTCTCTCTTGAAAACTCTGAGATTTTAATATCTGAAGTAGCTGCCGATTTAGAAATACCATGGGAAATTACTTGGGGACCAGACAATTACATTTGGTATACAGAGCAAAAAGGTACAGTAAGCAAAGTAAATCAAGAGACTAAAGAGCTTAAACAATTACTCTACATACCAGAAGTGCATTATCAAAAATCGAGGGGATTGTTGGGTATGGCCATACATCCAGACTTTGAGCAAAACCCTTATGTGTATCTACATTATACTTTTATAGTAAAAGGGGAGGAGTTGTTTAAAGATGAAACCAAATCGAGATTGGTGAGATATTCTTATGATGCTAAGCAAGATACACTTTTAGAACCGATTACATTGCTCGATAATATTCCCGGAAAAACCTTTCACAATGGTTCTAGGATTTTGATTAGTGACAATAGAAAAATTTTCCTTTCTACAGGAGATGCTGGAAATACCAAAGGTAGCCAAGATGTATCGCTTATTTCAGGAAAAATTCTGCGATTAAATCTCGATGGCAGTATCCCTGATGATAACCCAATAAAAGATTCTTATATCTACAGTTGGGGGCACAGAAACCCACAAGGTTTGGCATTTGGCAAAAACGGTTTGCTTTATAGCTCCGAGCATGGTCCTAACAATGATGACGAACTAAACCTAATCGAAGCAGGCAATAACTATGGTTGGCCAAATGTAGAAGGCTTCTGCGATAAAAGTAATGAACAAGACTATTGTAAAGATTCTAGCATTACCGAACCACTTTACGCTTGGACGCCCACCATTGCTCCATCTGGCATAGCTTATTACAATCACGATCAAATTCCAGAATGGAAAAACAGCATTATAGTAGGTGCACTTAAAGGCAGATCGGTTAGGGTTTTAAAGTTAGACGAAGAAGGGAAGCATGTAATCAATCACGAAATCTATTTCCAGAAAACCTTTGGCAGAATTAGAGATATTTGTGTTTCGCCAGAGGGAGACGTTTATTTGGCAACCAGTAACCAAGACTGGCACCCTAAATATATGCCGGAAATGTATGATCATTTGCCTTTAAAAGGTTTCGATAAAATTATTAAGCTTTCCAAAGTGAGCTCATCTGTACTGGCTGAGCTTAAACCAGAAAAACCTCTTTTGCTCGAAAAAGATATGAAAGAAATTGAGTTGCAGGCATCCGTTCAAAACAGAATGGTAAGTGCAGAGGATGCGCAAAGCGGAGAAAATTTATATCTCCAACATTGTGCTTCCTGCCATCAAGCAAATGGGCAAGGCTCATCTGGATTAATTCCACCACTAGCCAAAACTGATTGGGTAACTGGTAGTACAGACCGTTTGGCCTCTATCGTATTAAATGGAACTTCTGAAGCGATAAAAGTAAATGGTGAAATGTATGAGCAAGAAATGCCGGGCTATGCTTCTTCGCTAGAAGATGAAAGTATTGCGCAAATTCTCACCTACATCAGAAGTAATTTTGGAAATGATGCTAGTGCAATTTTGCCTGCTGAGGTAGGGGAAGCAAGAAAAGGATTGAAGTTGTAA
- a CDS encoding sulfatase-like hydrolase/transferase, with protein sequence MKLTSLICIFQVLLISGCTFTNSKKESLPPPNIVWINAEDISPAFGCYGDNFAITPNTDALASKGIVYKKAFATAPICAPSRSCLATGLYATSMGTQHLRSVTPKPEFIKTLPEMLRNEGYFTSLSGKTDYNFDPTGVWEYWENDNTPWKKRKEGQPFYSMFVFGLSHEGAGNIREKYESSVEDLPKEMFHDPAKVKVPPYYPDNEKARELWARYYDLVSAFDQKVGEVVENLEADGLMENTFIFVFADHGFGMPRYKRWLNETGLKVPLVVYTPEKYKSYFSESPGSTTEDLVSFVDFVPTTLSLAGIPKTEYMPGNAFLGPFRKDTREYVFGARSRADDMFETSRSVRNDRFMYIRHYQPQYPYIQDGYIFSDVKEVFKLLREEHEAATLPAASERMWHKKPNEELYDLENDPYELNNLAESDEYQLVKDSLRDELKNWIFETRDIGFLPEAEYMIRSTGSTPYQYAQSNNYDLAAIYNAAEMVGKASKEEFEANLQSEDSGVRFWSVIGLLNLGERAKSSLKVLLEVLENDSSPSVQIAAAETLCKLGNCENAIPVLEKYLKDDRVWVALQAARTTQLIKEEAKPLVPVINEVLKKYRGEDGAKFKYKDFNYAAFISWPLEWSLKTMGEQVP encoded by the coding sequence ATGAAATTAACCAGTCTAATCTGCATTTTTCAAGTACTTTTAATCTCTGGATGTACTTTTACTAACTCAAAAAAAGAAAGCCTTCCTCCTCCTAACATCGTTTGGATTAATGCTGAAGATATTAGCCCTGCTTTTGGTTGTTACGGTGATAATTTTGCCATTACACCAAATACTGATGCATTGGCAAGTAAAGGAATTGTCTACAAAAAAGCTTTTGCTACAGCGCCCATTTGTGCTCCTTCTCGATCTTGTTTGGCTACAGGCTTATATGCCACTTCTATGGGTACACAACATTTACGATCTGTAACACCCAAACCAGAATTTATTAAAACCTTACCAGAAATGCTTAGAAATGAGGGTTATTTCACCAGTTTATCAGGTAAAACAGATTATAATTTTGACCCAACTGGAGTTTGGGAATATTGGGAAAATGATAATACACCGTGGAAAAAAAGAAAAGAAGGACAGCCTTTTTATAGCATGTTTGTGTTTGGTTTAAGCCACGAAGGTGCAGGAAATATTCGAGAAAAATATGAAAGTTCAGTGGAGGATTTGCCTAAAGAAATGTTTCATGACCCGGCAAAAGTGAAAGTGCCACCCTACTATCCAGATAATGAAAAAGCCAGAGAATTGTGGGCAAGATATTACGATTTGGTGAGTGCTTTTGATCAAAAAGTTGGTGAAGTGGTTGAAAACTTAGAAGCAGATGGTTTGATGGAGAACACCTTCATTTTTGTTTTTGCCGATCATGGTTTTGGCATGCCAAGATACAAGCGTTGGTTAAATGAAACAGGTTTAAAAGTTCCGTTGGTTGTTTACACACCCGAAAAATATAAATCTTATTTTTCTGAAAGCCCCGGAAGCACCACAGAAGATTTGGTGAGTTTTGTTGATTTTGTTCCCACAACTTTGAGTCTCGCTGGAATTCCAAAAACTGAATATATGCCCGGAAATGCTTTTTTGGGACCATTTAGAAAAGATACTAGAGAATATGTATTTGGTGCACGTAGCCGTGCGGATGATATGTTCGAAACTTCTCGCTCGGTGAGAAATGATCGGTTTATGTATATCAGGCATTATCAGCCTCAATATCCATATATACAAGATGGTTATATTTTTTCTGATGTGAAGGAGGTATTCAAATTATTGAGAGAAGAGCACGAAGCAGCAACTTTACCTGCAGCTTCTGAACGCATGTGGCATAAAAAGCCAAATGAGGAATTATATGATTTGGAGAATGATCCTTACGAATTGAATAACTTGGCTGAATCTGATGAGTATCAATTGGTAAAAGACAGTTTAAGAGATGAACTTAAAAATTGGATATTTGAAACCAGAGATATTGGTTTTTTGCCTGAGGCTGAATATATGATTAGATCAACTGGTTCTACTCCTTATCAATATGCTCAAAGTAATAATTATGATTTAGCGGCAATATACAATGCAGCCGAAATGGTGGGGAAAGCTAGTAAAGAAGAATTTGAAGCGAATTTACAAAGTGAAGATAGTGGAGTGCGCTTTTGGAGTGTAATTGGATTGTTAAATCTTGGAGAGCGAGCAAAGAGTTCTCTAAAAGTATTATTAGAAGTATTAGAAAATGATAGTTCTCCAAGTGTTCAAATTGCTGCTGCTGAAACCTTATGCAAGTTAGGGAATTGCGAAAATGCCATTCCAGTTTTAGAAAAATATCTTAAAGATGATCGTGTTTGGGTAGCATTACAGGCAGCCAGAACAACACAATTGATCAAAGAAGAGGCAAAACCACTAGTTCCCGTAATTAATGAAGTGCTAAAAAAATATCGTGGAGAAGATGGTGCAAAGTTTAAATACAAAGACTTTAATTATGCAGCATTTATTAGCTGGCCACTAGAGTGGTCTCTTAAAACTATGGGTGAGCAGGTTCCTTAG